The Vulgatibacter sp. genome window below encodes:
- a CDS encoding DNA polymerase IV — protein sequence MEAPGRQRWPRIIVHADMDAFFAAVEQLDHPELRGKPVIVGHPGERSVVTTASYEARPFGVGSAMPMAQAMRRCPDAIVVPPRFSRYAEISRQVMETFATFSPRVEALSLDEAFLDMSGAEKLFGPPPAIARRIKDAVRAATGLNVSVGVASTKFVAKVASDHRKPDGLTVVPPEEVAAFLHPMKVGRLWGVGPKAEERLQRLGLRTVGDVAHASRSFLEAQLGSMGVHLHRLAWGDDPREVVPDREAKSIGAEETLARDALGVEAIRPWLLALSDKLAFRLRKAGLRAGGLRVKLKTADFQLHTRQVVLQRPTDAAPALFEAALRLLPAFDLGEPMRLVGLAAYDLRTAGAAQGDLFAAPVEKKQSALDRALDDVRAKFGNAAVRRASELP from the coding sequence ATGGAAGCACCCGGCCGGCAGCGCTGGCCCCGCATCATCGTCCACGCGGACATGGACGCCTTCTTCGCGGCGGTCGAGCAGCTCGATCACCCGGAGCTGCGGGGAAAGCCGGTGATCGTCGGCCACCCGGGCGAGCGGAGCGTGGTCACCACCGCTTCCTACGAAGCCCGGCCCTTCGGCGTGGGCAGCGCGATGCCGATGGCGCAGGCGATGCGGCGCTGTCCGGATGCGATCGTGGTGCCACCGCGCTTCTCCCGTTACGCCGAGATCTCCCGGCAGGTGATGGAGACCTTCGCCACCTTCTCGCCCAGGGTGGAGGCCTTGAGCCTCGACGAGGCCTTCCTCGACATGAGCGGCGCGGAGAAGCTCTTCGGCCCGCCGCCGGCGATCGCCCGGCGGATCAAGGACGCGGTCCGTGCTGCCACGGGGCTCAACGTCTCGGTCGGCGTCGCCTCGACCAAATTCGTGGCCAAGGTGGCCAGCGATCACCGCAAACCCGACGGTCTCACCGTGGTCCCGCCGGAGGAGGTCGCGGCCTTCCTCCACCCGATGAAGGTGGGCCGGCTCTGGGGCGTGGGACCGAAGGCGGAGGAGCGGCTCCAGCGCCTCGGCCTCCGCACCGTCGGCGACGTGGCCCACGCGAGCCGCTCCTTCCTCGAGGCGCAGCTCGGCTCGATGGGCGTGCACCTCCATCGACTCGCCTGGGGCGACGATCCGCGGGAGGTGGTGCCGGATCGGGAGGCGAAGAGCATCGGCGCCGAGGAGACCCTCGCCCGCGACGCCCTCGGGGTGGAGGCGATCCGGCCCTGGCTCCTGGCCCTCTCCGACAAGCTGGCGTTCCGCCTCCGCAAGGCCGGGCTTCGTGCCGGCGGCCTGCGGGTGAAGCTCAAGACCGCCGACTTCCAGCTCCACACCAGGCAGGTGGTGCTGCAGCGGCCCACGGATGCGGCGCCGGCGCTCTTCGAGGCGGCGCTGCGGCTCCTGCCGGCCTTCGATCTCGGGGAGCCGATGCGGCTGGTGGGCCTCGCCGCCTACGACCTCCGCACGGCAGGCGCTGCCCAGGGGGATCTCTTCGCGGCGCCGGTGGAGAAGAAGCAGTCGGCGCTCGACCGGGCCCTCGACGACGTGCGGGCGAAGTTCGGCAACGCGGCGGTGCGCCGGGCGAGCGAGCTGCCATGA
- a CDS encoding RNA polymerase sigma factor: MTLLEACKAGDEAAWQRLFRERSSQVYRWAVLLGLGPAEAEDAAQEVLAIAARRIDTCRAEEALGSWLYQITRRVVSNARRNVWWKRAFLGSDREIEPAFEHETQEDTGRELAVRSCLEKLPRAQAEVLVLMEIEGHTREEVAEMLGIPPGTVASRARLAKKAFQALWEAHQAPLEELGLSWGRR, encoded by the coding sequence ATGACGCTCCTCGAGGCTTGCAAAGCAGGTGATGAAGCGGCCTGGCAGCGGCTGTTCCGGGAACGGAGCAGCCAGGTCTACCGGTGGGCGGTGCTGCTCGGTCTCGGCCCCGCCGAGGCAGAGGATGCCGCGCAGGAGGTGCTCGCCATCGCCGCTCGGCGGATCGACACCTGCCGGGCGGAGGAAGCGTTGGGCTCGTGGCTCTACCAGATTACGCGGCGGGTGGTGAGCAACGCGCGGCGCAACGTGTGGTGGAAGCGCGCCTTCCTGGGATCGGACCGGGAGATCGAGCCGGCGTTCGAGCACGAGACGCAGGAGGACACCGGCCGTGAGCTGGCGGTTCGCTCCTGCCTCGAGAAATTGCCAAGGGCACAGGCGGAGGTACTCGTCCTGATGGAAATCGAAGGACATACGCGGGAAGAGGTCGCCGAGATGCTGGGGATTCCACCCGGCACCGTGGCGAGCCGCGCGCGGTTGGCAAAGAAGGCATTCCAGGCCCTGTGGGAGGCGCACCAGGCGCCCCTGGAGGAGCTGGGCCTGTCGTGGGGGAGGCGATGA
- a CDS encoding FecR domain-containing protein, translated as MSHEHEEQESGTLALRSLAGMEPSAAVQRRIVEGALARRRPSFPWAKVFTGLALAGAATAALVLTAGLETQAPVVPSAPLASVEAPAAGAVRQAGRYAVGPHRIEVATGGTLHFDSVAAGAAAFRVEAGSASFEVEKLQEGESFRVRTGQVLVEVVGTRFEVAAEGECSSVAVSEGRVRVTESAGIRYLAAGETGRYCGAATVDRQSGGEALVREAVVLVSRGEDLQRAAALLERYRADFGGGPFEEEALFYLTLAKARLGERAAADDLAAQFRQRFPGSARVERLEQWLGRTGR; from the coding sequence ATGAGCCACGAGCACGAGGAGCAGGAGTCCGGAACGCTGGCCCTGCGGAGCCTCGCCGGGATGGAGCCGTCCGCTGCGGTGCAGCGGCGGATCGTCGAGGGGGCGCTCGCACGGCGCCGGCCCTCGTTTCCGTGGGCGAAGGTCTTCACCGGGCTGGCGCTGGCCGGCGCGGCGACGGCGGCCCTGGTGTTGACGGCCGGTCTCGAGACCCAGGCGCCGGTGGTGCCGAGCGCGCCGCTCGCCTCGGTGGAGGCACCTGCTGCAGGCGCCGTCCGGCAGGCAGGCCGCTACGCGGTGGGTCCCCACCGGATCGAGGTCGCCACCGGGGGCACGCTCCACTTCGACTCGGTTGCCGCGGGGGCCGCAGCCTTCCGGGTCGAGGCGGGAAGCGCCTCCTTCGAGGTGGAGAAGCTGCAGGAAGGCGAGAGCTTCCGTGTCCGCACCGGGCAGGTGCTGGTCGAGGTGGTCGGCACCCGCTTCGAGGTCGCGGCCGAAGGCGAATGCAGCAGCGTCGCGGTGAGCGAGGGCCGGGTTCGGGTCACCGAATCCGCCGGCATCCGGTACCTCGCCGCCGGCGAGACGGGCCGTTATTGCGGCGCTGCCACGGTCGATCGGCAGAGCGGTGGCGAGGCGCTGGTGCGCGAGGCGGTGGTGCTCGTCTCCCGCGGCGAGGATCTGCAGCGGGCGGCTGCGCTCCTCGAGCGCTACCGGGCCGACTTCGGTGGCGGTCCCTTCGAGGAGGAGGCGCTCTTCTACCTCACCCTGGCGAAGGCGCGGCTCGGTGAGCGCGCGGCGGCGGACGACCTGGCGGCGCAGTTCCGGCAGCGCTTCCCCGGGAGCGCCCGGGTCGAGCGGCTCGAGCAGTGGCTGGGGCGCACCGGCCGCTGA